The genomic DNA CGAAGAAACACTTGCACCGGGCGGCCAGTGCGCCGCGCGCTATGGCCTCGTTGCCCTTGACAAAGATGCGTTCGGGTTGCTTGCTCATATTACTTTCCCCCCCTTCTTTTTGGGGGTCTTGTAGACCGTGATGGCCACGTCCGGGCAGATCATGGCGCAGGACGCGCAGCCGGTACATTTGTCCTTGTCCGCGTCCGGCACTTCAACGACCTTGTAGCCGCTGACGTTGAACCGGTCAGACTGGACGATAATGCCCACAGGGCAGACCGTGGTGCACAGCAGACACCCTTTGCATCGGTCTTCCCGAACCTCGATTCGCGACATAAAGCCCTCCCTGTTTCGGCCACCGGGCGTGAGCCGCGCACCTGAGGGCGCGGCGGCCTGCCGTGTGCGCGGCCTACCGGTTTGAGATTGAATCAAGTGGATATGGAGTGTATCCGCAATTATTTGATAAGCATCGCGTCTCCGTATGAGAAGAAGCGAAACCCGTTCTCCAGGGCAAAGTCATAGGCCGAGAGGACTGTTTTTCTCCCGGCAAGAGCCGCGATCATAATGATCAGCGACGATTCTGGCAAATGGAAGTTCGTGATCATGGCATCAACCACCTGGAAACGGTAGCCAGGGGTGATGAAAATATCTGTTTCTCCACGGAATTCCCCGATGCGACCGCTCTCGCGGACCATGCCTTCCAGGGAGCGCGCGCTGGTGGTGCCCACGGCCACCACCGGTCGTCCCTCGGCCTTGGCCTGTTGGACTGCCAGGGCAGTCGCTTCCGGCACCTCGATGTATTCCGAGTGCATGCGGTGCTCGCGGATGTCGGCGCAGCGCACCGGGCTGAAGGTGCCATAGCCCACATAGAGGGTGATCTCGGCCCAGCCGAACCCGCGTGCGGCCAGACCAGAGCGCAGATCAGACGTGAAGTGCAGCCCGGCGGTGGGCGCGGCCACGGACCCGGCCTTGGCTGTGTCGCTGTAGGTGGTCTGGTAGCGTTCGCGGTCCGCCTCGCTGTCTGGCCGGTGGATATAGGGCGGCAGGGGCAGGTGGCCCAGGGCTTCGAACCGGTCCTTGAGATCGCCGCGCCAGGCCAGCTCCACCTGCCAGCGCCCAAACGGACCGCCCTCCAGGGCGGTCAGCTGGAAATCGTCGGCAAAGGTGACCATTGCGCCGGGCTTTGGCGATTTGGAGGCGCGCAGCAGTCCTTCAGCCCTGGCCGTGCGCCACCCTGTGAGCGCGCCCGTGCCTTCCTGCGGCTCCATGAGGGGCAGGGGGGTGAGCATCAGGAACTCGACCCGTCCGCCCGTGTCCTTGGTGCCAAAGACCCTGGCCGGGATGACACGGGAGTTGTTGGCCACCAGGAGCGCGTCCGGCGGCAGATGGTCCATGAGCGAGGCAAAGGACGCGGCGCGCAGGCTCTCACCGGCGCGATCGAGCACCAGCAGACGCGATCCGTCGCGCCGGTCTGCCGGGGTTTGGGCGATCCGCTCCTCCGGGAGGGTGTAGTGGTAGCTTGAGAGCCTGAAATCTTT from Pseudodesulfovibrio aespoeensis Aspo-2 includes the following:
- a CDS encoding 4Fe-4S dicluster domain-containing protein, with protein sequence MSRIEVREDRCKGCLLCTTVCPVGIIVQSDRFNVSGYKVVEVPDADKDKCTGCASCAMICPDVAITVYKTPKKKGGKVI
- the queA gene encoding tRNA preQ1(34) S-adenosylmethionine ribosyltransferase-isomerase QueA, whose protein sequence is MEIPKDFRLSSYHYTLPEERIAQTPADRRDGSRLLVLDRAGESLRAASFASLMDHLPPDALLVANNSRVIPARVFGTKDTGGRVEFLMLTPLPLMEPQEGTGALTGWRTARAEGLLRASKSPKPGAMVTFADDFQLTALEGGPFGRWQVELAWRGDLKDRFEALGHLPLPPYIHRPDSEADRERYQTTYSDTAKAGSVAAPTAGLHFTSDLRSGLAARGFGWAEITLYVGYGTFSPVRCADIREHRMHSEYIEVPEATALAVQQAKAEGRPVVAVGTTSARSLEGMVRESGRIGEFRGETDIFITPGYRFQVVDAMITNFHLPESSLIIMIAALAGRKTVLSAYDFALENGFRFFSYGDAMLIK